A section of the Pedobacter sp. HDW13 genome encodes:
- a CDS encoding plasmid transfer protein, translated as MPLLRPFGLSMVILWWPVFTKVVAFPAEIVENKTSALFDTTQGDINALRMQRAKLMVEVADELFKIQAETEVAKKEADSWYEHAWESVQSSVKEGFSKLWNPVVEMRNRLQIGLQLLATSLLESLAIWILRISVYIIFIVQIIFSTILIILGPFSVAMSILPAFRDSFSAWIARFISVNLYSGIGFLVMYISSLFQHYALEAEISRYQELLEGSGESIEKLTWFASNGILSFGMVIITFIIGALTMFTVPSISTWIVSTSGVSSATSAMSSGASKMQSVATSVMGG; from the coding sequence ATGCCGCTGCTGAGGCCTTTTGGCCTTTCGATGGTCATTCTCTGGTGGCCGGTATTTACCAAAGTTGTGGCCTTTCCCGCTGAAATTGTTGAAAATAAAACTTCAGCACTTTTTGATACTACTCAAGGAGATATCAATGCGCTACGTATGCAACGCGCCAAGCTTATGGTAGAGGTGGCTGATGAGCTCTTTAAAATCCAGGCAGAAACGGAAGTTGCCAAAAAGGAAGCGGACAGTTGGTATGAGCATGCATGGGAATCGGTGCAAAGCTCGGTGAAAGAGGGCTTTTCCAAACTCTGGAACCCGGTGGTGGAAATGCGTAACCGGCTGCAGATCGGCCTGCAGTTATTGGCAACTTCGCTACTGGAATCCCTTGCGATTTGGATTTTACGCATCAGTGTATATATCATCTTTATCGTGCAAATTATTTTCTCCACGATCCTGATCATCCTTGGCCCTTTTTCGGTGGCAATGAGTATTTTACCTGCATTTCGCGATTCGTTCTCGGCCTGGATCGCCAGGTTTATTTCGGTAAACCTGTATTCAGGTATCGGCTTTTTGGTGATGTACATTTCCTCGCTTTTTCAGCACTATGCCCTGGAGGCAGAAATCAGCCGTTATCAGGAACTGCTGGAAGGATCTGGGGAGAGCATAGAAAAGCTAACCTGGTTTGCTTCCAACGGGATACTTTCTTTTGGCATGGTCATTATCACCTTCATTATCGGTGCGCTCACCATGTTTACTGTACCAAGTATTTCTACCTGGATCGTATCCACCTCAGGAGTAAGTTCAGCGACCAGCGCGATGAGCTCCGGGGCATCCAAGATGCAAAGCGTGGCTACTAGCGTAATGGGAGGATAG
- a CDS encoding M23 family metallopeptidase — translation MKLFLLTSLLSLAVIPPASLFSQVVLPLSPMLITSPYGFRNHPITKVNDFHSGVDLAANHSIIYAVLAGKVISCGDHLILGRFVRVTHGEIQSVYGHLSVIFPRQGDWVKAGDPIGISGNSGRSTAEHLHFSVLYQNRPIHPLKFLLQLQNDEKGGGDG, via the coding sequence ATGAAACTTTTTTTATTAACCAGTCTATTATCGCTAGCAGTAATTCCGCCGGCTTCACTTTTTTCTCAAGTTGTGTTGCCGCTTTCTCCAATGCTCATCACCAGTCCTTATGGCTTTAGAAATCATCCAATAACAAAGGTTAACGATTTTCATAGTGGGGTTGATCTAGCAGCAAACCATTCCATTATTTATGCAGTGCTTGCCGGCAAAGTGATAAGTTGTGGCGATCACCTTATACTCGGAAGGTTTGTTAGGGTTACTCACGGAGAAATTCAAAGCGTATATGGACACCTTTCAGTTATCTTTCCGAGGCAAGGGGACTGGGTAAAAGCTGGTGATCCAATCGGGATTTCAGGGAATAGTGGTCGAAGTACCGCAGAGCACCTTCATTTTAGCGTGCTATATCAAAATCGGCCCATTCATCCGCTGAAATTTCTGCTTCAGCTTCAAAATGATGAGAAAGGAGGAGGTGATGGATAA
- a CDS encoding DUF4138 domain-containing protein — protein MKKISCLLALLLANFYLFAQGPGFRSLSAIPTVEISAGTGLHFRSPEAIRYVDLSTKLLSGDLPIKNLLNVKISSDSVKRNLPLNRELGVVTIVAETFMAQYRLFLSPNVSSDRSAVDIEILPSEMVPLDPSHQDLSTPEIKSHAMAVLAKRGGRPLANATMLGISAQLNQVYSVGELIFLDISFKNETLMEYDIDELKFSVEDKKVHKATNLQSIEISPVFSLYSSERFKKNFRNIYVIKKVSFSSEKLLKVSMSEKQLSKRTLSLNISYGDLLNADTF, from the coding sequence ATGAAAAAAATATCTTGCTTACTCGCGCTTTTACTAGCCAATTTTTACCTATTTGCGCAAGGCCCTGGCTTCCGGTCTCTTTCCGCTATTCCTACTGTCGAGATTTCAGCTGGGACAGGCCTTCATTTCCGCTCACCTGAAGCTATCCGGTATGTGGATTTATCGACCAAGCTTCTGAGCGGCGATTTACCCATAAAGAATTTGCTTAATGTTAAAATTAGCTCAGACTCGGTAAAAAGGAACTTACCGCTAAACCGTGAATTAGGAGTGGTCACCATTGTTGCAGAAACCTTTATGGCGCAATACCGCCTGTTTCTTTCACCTAATGTTTCATCCGATAGATCGGCCGTGGATATAGAAATTCTTCCAAGCGAGATGGTTCCGCTAGATCCATCCCACCAAGATCTTTCAACACCGGAAATTAAGTCCCATGCGATGGCTGTTTTAGCAAAAAGGGGCGGCCGTCCGCTGGCTAATGCAACCATGCTAGGCATCTCCGCACAGCTAAACCAGGTATACTCTGTTGGTGAGCTTATCTTTTTAGATATCAGTTTTAAAAACGAGACCTTAATGGAATATGATATTGATGAGCTAAAGTTTAGTGTTGAAGACAAAAAAGTCCATAAGGCCACAAATCTACAGTCCATAGAAATTTCCCCTGTATTTTCTCTTTATTCTTCTGAGCGCTTTAAAAAGAATTTCCGGAACATTTATGTCATTAAAAAGGTGAGTTTTTCAAGCGAAAAGTTGCTCAAAGTATCAATGAGCGAAAAGCAGTTGTCAAAGCGAACCTTGAGTTTAAATATTTCCTATGGTGATTTGCTCAATGCAGATACCTTTTAA
- a CDS encoding ArdC family protein, producing the protein MMRKEEVMDKTPLYLQVAHRLIEELKKGTAPWQKPWNVQGIPAISMPYNQQTGQRYKGINAINLLLSGFEDPRWLTFKQAESSGFKVNHKAHGSLIQFIKTHQQKSLLDERGNRIYDELGNALYEQELLRVPIISNAWVFNAEQMSGLPALAPNAKEIKWDPVKRAESLIAASGAKVEHKFIDRAYYHPLYDIITMPDRSQFDLSSGYYATLLHELAHWTGHPDRLNRTELMSSGKEAYAKEELRAEIASMLIGDEFRIGHDPSQHTAYIESWVSILEDTPFEIFSAAADAEKIFSFLSSFEQKREISLQNQAGAEKLLTGSAQRVVKYLSTGDEISYNGQIYKIQGHLKQGRLKVEQQPSGIIFTLSKSDQLYHSLSEIKSSLLQTAKKQDSSQQTTSENHNIKR; encoded by the coding sequence ATGATGAGAAAGGAGGAGGTGATGGATAAAACCCCTTTATACCTTCAGGTTGCCCACAGGCTTATTGAAGAGTTAAAAAAAGGAACCGCTCCCTGGCAAAAGCCATGGAATGTTCAAGGAATCCCAGCCATTTCCATGCCCTACAATCAGCAGACCGGACAGCGCTATAAAGGCATAAACGCAATCAATCTACTTTTGAGCGGGTTTGAAGATCCGCGTTGGCTCACTTTTAAGCAGGCCGAGTCGTCAGGGTTTAAAGTTAACCATAAAGCGCACGGCAGTCTGATTCAGTTCATTAAAACCCATCAGCAAAAAAGCTTGCTTGATGAAAGGGGAAACCGGATTTACGATGAGCTTGGTAATGCCCTTTACGAACAGGAATTACTCAGGGTACCCATCATCAGTAATGCCTGGGTTTTTAATGCAGAACAGATGAGCGGGCTTCCGGCCCTGGCTCCTAATGCTAAAGAGATAAAATGGGATCCGGTAAAAAGAGCTGAATCGCTAATTGCCGCTAGCGGAGCTAAAGTGGAGCATAAGTTTATCGACCGGGCTTATTATCATCCCCTTTATGATATCATCACTATGCCCGACCGATCGCAGTTTGATTTGTCCTCAGGATACTATGCCACTTTGCTGCATGAACTCGCACACTGGACAGGGCATCCAGATAGGCTAAACAGGACAGAGCTAATGAGCAGTGGCAAGGAAGCTTATGCTAAGGAAGAGCTGAGGGCTGAGATCGCATCGATGCTGATAGGGGATGAGTTTCGTATCGGACATGATCCATCGCAGCATACTGCTTACATTGAAAGCTGGGTATCAATACTCGAAGATACCCCTTTTGAAATCTTTAGTGCTGCTGCAGATGCTGAAAAGATATTCTCATTTCTTAGCTCTTTTGAGCAGAAAAGGGAAATATCCCTCCAAAACCAAGCAGGAGCAGAAAAGCTGTTAACAGGTAGTGCGCAAAGAGTAGTGAAATATTTGTCCACGGGGGATGAGATCAGCTATAATGGTCAAATCTATAAGATTCAAGGGCATTTAAAGCAAGGTAGGCTCAAAGTCGAGCAGCAGCCTTCGGGAATTATATTCACCCTCTCAAAAAGCGATCAGCTTTATCACTCATTAAGCGAAATCAAAAGCTCACTATTGCAGACAGCTAAAAAACAGGATTCCTCCCAACAGACAACTTCTGAAAATCACAACATTAAAAGATAA
- a CDS encoding type IV secretory system conjugative DNA transfer family protein — protein sequence MEESKEQQALHRFLQSCIYLSLCLDILIFIYCAKSPLPDFLPSYWMMRPLRSLSKIIIYSDPLYSRGFILLQIMLVSIGTLAKKEKDLNAKRTIVYPLSAGLILFFCSLYFYHKAGKEILLLLSWNELAYCFCLLMGTILIHISMDNISKIISARLGKDRWNIEEESFMQATKAKTGPYRICIPMLFYYRKKVHSGFINLENIFRGTLLIGTPGSGKSFSIVMPVIRQLLEKDFCLALYDFKFCDLAQIAYHHFLLAKKQGRMPLHNFHVLNLNQLENSRRINVLRPDYILTLADASETAEALVEALKKGDKSTGSDQFFTQSAVNFLSACIYFFSRYENGRYSTLPHILSFLNCSYDQIFAALVSNPELSSLLSPFMSAYRAKAFDQLEGQIGTLKIFISRLATKETFWVFSGDDFCLKISDPSSPSTLVLANDPNTQNINSACYSVVLNRLIRLINSKGNLPSALLLDELPTIYVHRIENLIATARSNKVAVLMGLQELPQFQQQYGKEVASTICAVVGNVLSGSARNKETLDWLEKLFGKVKQMSESLSIDRSKTSISLSEKLEHLIPSGKIASLKAGELVGMLAADTDESYNGSFSPSVINCKANLDLKEIEKEESLYPKMPVYYDFKGKKEQILSENFQRINAEVTELISRFPTG from the coding sequence ATGGAAGAAAGCAAAGAACAGCAGGCACTGCACCGTTTTTTGCAGTCCTGCATTTATTTATCACTGTGTTTAGATATTTTAATCTTTATTTACTGCGCTAAAAGCCCCTTGCCGGATTTTCTTCCGAGCTACTGGATGATGCGGCCCTTAAGATCGCTTTCCAAAATCATAATCTATAGCGATCCATTATATTCCAGGGGATTTATTTTGCTGCAGATTATGTTAGTTTCGATTGGTACCCTGGCTAAAAAGGAAAAAGATCTTAATGCAAAAAGGACAATTGTCTATCCACTTTCAGCAGGACTCATCCTATTTTTCTGCAGCCTTTATTTTTATCATAAGGCAGGAAAAGAGATCTTGCTGCTTTTGAGCTGGAATGAGCTTGCTTATTGTTTTTGCCTGCTCATGGGAACTATCCTGATTCATATTTCTATGGATAATATCTCAAAAATCATTAGTGCAAGACTTGGAAAGGACCGTTGGAATATCGAAGAGGAATCTTTTATGCAGGCTACAAAAGCCAAAACAGGACCGTACAGGATTTGTATCCCCATGCTATTTTATTACCGCAAAAAAGTTCATTCCGGTTTTATTAATCTGGAGAATATTTTCCGGGGTACGCTGCTCATCGGGACGCCCGGATCGGGAAAGAGTTTCAGCATCGTTATGCCTGTTATTCGTCAGCTGCTAGAGAAAGACTTTTGCCTAGCGCTATATGATTTTAAGTTTTGTGATCTCGCTCAGATCGCCTATCATCATTTTCTTTTGGCAAAAAAGCAAGGAAGGATGCCCCTTCACAATTTTCACGTTCTGAATCTAAACCAGCTTGAAAACTCCAGGCGAATTAATGTATTAAGACCAGATTATATCCTCACGCTCGCAGATGCCTCAGAAACTGCAGAAGCGCTCGTAGAGGCACTAAAAAAGGGTGATAAATCCACAGGGAGCGATCAATTTTTTACCCAGAGCGCCGTTAATTTTCTCTCTGCCTGTATTTATTTTTTCTCCAGGTATGAAAATGGCCGCTACTCTACGCTTCCGCATATTCTCTCCTTTTTAAATTGTTCATACGATCAGATTTTTGCTGCGCTGGTGAGTAATCCAGAACTCAGCTCACTGCTATCGCCTTTCATGAGCGCATACCGGGCAAAAGCCTTTGATCAACTCGAAGGTCAGATTGGAACGCTAAAGATTTTCATTTCAAGGCTAGCTACTAAGGAAACTTTCTGGGTGTTTTCCGGGGATGATTTTTGTTTGAAAATTAGCGATCCTTCCTCTCCCTCAACACTCGTTTTGGCCAACGACCCTAATACACAAAATATCAATTCTGCTTGCTATTCAGTGGTATTGAACCGATTAATCCGGCTTATCAATTCTAAGGGAAACCTGCCAAGTGCGCTTTTGCTTGATGAGTTGCCCACAATATATGTCCACCGGATCGAAAATCTGATCGCAACGGCCAGGAGCAATAAAGTTGCGGTATTAATGGGGCTTCAGGAGCTTCCCCAATTTCAGCAGCAATACGGCAAGGAAGTAGCATCGACAATCTGCGCTGTGGTAGGAAATGTGCTTTCCGGTTCTGCGCGAAATAAAGAAACGCTGGACTGGTTAGAAAAGCTCTTTGGTAAAGTAAAACAGATGAGCGAGAGCCTTTCTATTGATCGCAGCAAAACTTCAATCTCTTTAAGTGAAAAACTGGAACACCTCATCCCATCGGGGAAAATCGCTTCACTAAAGGCAGGAGAGCTTGTGGGCATGCTCGCTGCTGATACAGATGAAAGCTACAATGGAAGTTTTTCGCCTTCGGTGATTAATTGTAAGGCGAATCTGGATCTGAAGGAAATTGAGAAAGAAGAATCCTTATACCCTAAAATGCCCGTATACTATGACTTTAAAGGTAAAAAGGAACAAATCCTCAGCGAGAATTTTCAGCGCATCAACGCTGAAGTAACTGAGCTGATATCCCGCTTTCCTACTGGTTAG
- the traK gene encoding conjugative transposon protein TraK has product MLIKNIESKIRLASYLSVLSFILCFCVSTVVCFFAYRQVSDARKSIYLLDSGNIPLLAKRTDLQANRAAEYRAHIARFHSLFFSLSPDEKYIESQMRQAMYLIDESGVQQYNNLKERNFFSSVLSSSAVLTIQADSIFLDEKNKYFRYYATQRIDRRSSVITRSLITEGHLSDLAARSENNPHAVLITRWKTLENKDLSNAQKNPL; this is encoded by the coding sequence ATGCTGATTAAAAATATAGAATCTAAAATCCGCCTGGCCAGCTACCTGTCTGTTTTGAGTTTCATACTCTGTTTTTGCGTGAGCACAGTAGTTTGTTTTTTTGCATATCGGCAGGTGAGTGATGCCAGGAAAAGCATCTATTTGCTCGATAGTGGGAATATTCCCTTGCTTGCAAAAAGGACAGATCTACAGGCCAACCGCGCAGCGGAGTATCGGGCTCATATTGCGCGCTTCCATAGTCTTTTCTTTTCACTAAGCCCGGATGAAAAATATATCGAAAGCCAGATGCGGCAAGCCATGTACTTAATTGATGAAAGCGGGGTTCAGCAATACAATAACTTAAAGGAACGCAACTTTTTTTCATCGGTACTTTCTTCTTCTGCTGTACTTACTATTCAGGCTGATTCGATTTTTCTGGATGAAAAAAATAAGTATTTCCGCTACTACGCGACCCAGAGGATTGACCGCAGGAGTTCAGTAATTACCCGCTCTCTCATTACCGAAGGGCATTTGAGTGATCTGGCAGCACGTTCAGAAAATAACCCACATGCCGTGCTGATTACCCGGTGGAAGACCCTTGAAAACAAGGACCTTTCCAATGCTCAAAAAAATCCACTTTAA
- the traM gene encoding conjugative transposon protein TraM → MKKINLKGPRYILPLICLPFILILFGLYTSSSSTAKDQRDTAESSLKSEIAEVSTEVQSQKLQDKLQAFQDKYTKGDGYSAVENLADEDPLKAASSSVYSEVEKRMLDSIELSIRSRYSNGKNSFPEKLAMPRSNFSGANVSSRSPLAQDRALSEALAAMQTQRKPLSAKQPVSNDPVEIFRAQMAIIDSMGKVNERVGKPVEGKGQGLEKLPAARDIQNALRVSKNSPEKANDFNTITALVEQGVNIPAVIDEQVTGFSGSRIRMRLLCDIWAGKFLIKKGSYLYGLISSFSAQRVQVTVSSALIKGEILPIHLEVYDRDGQRGIYVPFSVFREFTKELAGSSIQEVSIDESGEKNKQLLSLLGRVFQSSSGAASRLIRQNKARINYASIIYLIDPNQLQSRQKNFKEKEK, encoded by the coding sequence ATGAAAAAGATAAACCTTAAAGGCCCCCGCTATATTTTGCCACTAATCTGTTTACCCTTTATTTTGATTTTATTTGGTCTTTATACCAGCAGTTCATCTACGGCCAAAGATCAGCGTGATACTGCTGAAAGCTCCTTAAAAAGCGAAATCGCTGAAGTCTCCACGGAGGTTCAAAGCCAAAAGCTCCAGGATAAGCTCCAGGCCTTTCAGGATAAATATACCAAAGGGGATGGCTATAGCGCGGTAGAAAATTTAGCCGACGAAGATCCACTAAAAGCTGCCAGCAGCTCAGTTTATTCAGAAGTTGAAAAGCGCATGCTCGATTCCATAGAGCTTTCTATCCGCTCAAGGTACTCTAATGGCAAAAATAGTTTTCCAGAGAAGCTGGCGATGCCCAGAAGTAATTTTAGCGGGGCAAATGTATCCAGTAGATCGCCTCTCGCGCAAGACCGGGCGCTTAGCGAGGCCTTAGCTGCCATGCAAACCCAAAGAAAACCTTTAAGCGCCAAGCAGCCTGTATCAAATGATCCTGTGGAGATTTTCAGAGCGCAGATGGCCATCATCGATAGCATGGGTAAAGTAAATGAACGAGTAGGGAAACCCGTAGAAGGAAAGGGGCAGGGTTTAGAAAAACTTCCCGCTGCCCGAGACATTCAAAATGCTTTGAGGGTGAGTAAGAACAGCCCTGAAAAAGCGAATGATTTTAACACCATTACTGCCCTGGTAGAACAAGGCGTGAATATCCCAGCTGTAATCGATGAGCAGGTTACCGGATTTTCTGGTTCCAGAATCCGTATGCGCTTACTCTGCGATATATGGGCAGGAAAATTCCTGATCAAAAAGGGAAGCTACCTATATGGCTTGATTTCTTCTTTTTCTGCCCAACGCGTACAGGTAACAGTCAGCTCTGCGCTCATCAAGGGAGAGATCCTGCCCATCCATCTAGAGGTTTATGACAGGGATGGACAGCGCGGCATTTATGTGCCTTTTTCTGTTTTCAGGGAATTTACCAAAGAACTGGCAGGCTCCTCTATTCAAGAAGTTTCTATCGATGAATCAGGAGAAAAAAATAAGCAGCTGCTGAGTTTACTTGGAAGGGTATTTCAATCTTCAAGTGGCGCAGCGAGCCGTCTGATCCGCCAAAATAAGGCGCGGATCAACTACGCTTCCATAATTTACCTCATTGACCCCAATCAGCTTCAGTCCAGACAAAAGAACTTTAAAGAAAAAGAAAAATGA